DNA from Plasmodium cynomolgi strain B DNA, chromosome 12, whole genome shotgun sequence:
TACTTTGCCTGTTCAGCTGTTCCTTTAAGTTATTAATATTAAGTacgttgttcattttttctgtcgTTAGGGCTTCCTTGTCGTTTTCGAGTCGCTCGCATTTCTTCCGGAGTTCTTCCTCCTGAGTCTGTAGGTTTTGCCTTAAGTTTAGTTCCAACTCGAGGGCCTCCTTCGCCTCGGCTACGTCTTTGCGAAGTTGGGCCAACTCTGTGAGGTAGttctccctctcctcctccgcgTCTTTGCGAAGTTGGTCCATCTCTATGAGGTAGTTCTCCCTCTCCTCCGCCGCATCTTTGCGAAGTAGGGCCAGTTCCTCCTGGAGCTGCCCGTTTTCCCTCCGatgtttttcctcctcccttttcaGTTCGTCCATTTCGCTGCTCAGCTTGGCATTCTCCCCACACAGGACCTCATTTTCGCTGCTCAGCTTTGCGTTCTCCCCAAGTAGGGTCTCATTATCGCTGACCAGCTTTGCGTTCTCCCCACTTAGGGCCCCATTTTCGCTGACCAGCTTGGCATTCACCCCACTTAGGGCCTCATTATCGCTGGTGCGTTCCTCCATTTGGCGAGGCTTAAAACCGGCGCAATCTTCGCTCCATATTTCTGCGTATGTGCTCCCTCCCCTTGCCGTCTCTGGGGTTAGTACCGTCACTTGCACACTCTGCTTCGAGTGCAGGAGCTGCTTCGAATCAGCAGAGTCATCGGACTCTGCACAATTTTTCTTGTCCACATTCTCTGCCGCGGTAATGACGTCTTCCTCCCCTGGTTgggggttttttttttttttttttttttcatttttcgcttCGCCGTCGCATCGTAAGTGAGCATCTTCCTCACCGTAATGCGGGTCTTCCATTGCCTTTTCCTCCCCGTTACACACGTAGGGATTCTCCACCCCCATATGCTCCTTCCCGCTCTCCTCACCACACTTGCCCACACGATCCATCCCTTCAAACGTCGATTCGTCGCCCTTGTCCCTTCTTGCAGAAGAACCAATTTTAGTATAACCGAAGGACCCCCCGGAGGAGGAGTTATCATTCCAGCTGGGGGTGGAGCTAATGACATCTCTTAACTCGATAGGGAATTCAAAATGGTCGTCCGCTAGATTATCCGCATGACTGATAAGGGctccatttcttttatgtTCACTCCTGTCCTGACTAAATGAGAGGAGACATCCCTTTATGAACTCATCCCTCCTCTtagcttcttccttctcgcACGCATGTCCTGTTGACCCCCCTAGGGGTATCTTTCCAACCGATTCGCTCCTCATCTGATGACTTCTTTTTACGTTAAGTGTGCATTTGTTATGTGGGATAGGGTCGTCTCCATTTCGGTCGCATATCACTGTTCTcctgattttttctttccatgtACTTGTTCCACTCACGGAAGCGCTTCTCCTGTTTCTGTAAATATTTTCGCTCGCTATGGCCTCCTCGTGGTAGCTGTTTAGCCTTCTGCGCGCTCCGTTGAGAGGGACCTCTCCGCTTTGTCCACCCTTACGGTTTGGGTCCACTCGGGGATCATCACCATTGCGGCTATTCTCACGGTTGCTGCTATTCTCACCATTGCCGCTACCCCCACCGTTGCCGCTACCCCCACCGTTGCCGCTATCCTCACCATTGCCGCCATCCTCACCATTGCCGCTACCCCCACCGTTGCCGCTACCCCCGGCGTCGTTCCTCCCCATCAGCCTTTTCAACCCCTCCAACAGTTTgctcttaaaaattttttttttctcgccatTCTCATTTGGGAGAGCTGCACCAGCGATGACACATCCTTTGGGGAGCTTACCCAACGCGGAGGTCCTCTCCCCTGTACAGGTAGCACCGTCCTcatgcttctcccccttggtTGTAGCTCCCTCCCCCTCTCTCGCCATTTGTTCAGATAAACTGATGCCTTTAAATAATGCCACTCCGCTCGATCGATTCTTCTTCCTATTCATCTCGTTGTTGCATATGGGGGTGGTCTCATCGGACTTAATCGGACAGTCTCGCTTTGGGTCACTCGGACAGTCTCTCCTAGGCTCCTTCACCATGTGGGCGCTGCGACTtctaaaaatggaaaacaccCCCTTTTGTTTACTTCTGGTGTCGTGTTCCGAGATGAAGgagctgctttttttcttcctctccgcATGAACATGTTCAGGTGAGTAATGACGTGCCTGCGTTTTTGCGATGACGTCGTTCCTTCCAAGTGGGTCGCTACGTCCACCATCAAGCGATTCACCATCAGCTGCTCCGTCAACCGCTTCACTAACGGTTTCTCTAACCGCTTCTCCAACCGCTTCTCCAACCGCTTCACCAACCGCTTCTCCACCGTCGTTGTTCCCCTCCGTGGTGTTACTCCTAAACGTCGAAGAGGAGTATAACAACTCAACAGCAAAATGGCCTTGTCTTGGATGTCCTTCTGCTCTACATTGGGGGACCTCCTCACTAGACTCTGTCCCTAGTGCACCGTTAGTACCTCTGACGTGAGCAGCACCAAAGGAGGAACATGGGTCTGCTACAGTCCgaatttcctcctcttttgaATCCACAAAGGAGTTGAACATATAAGTCAAGTTACCACCTGCGTACGTTCTTCCTCTTTGAGTGTCCAACCGAATGAGCTCTCCATTACATCCGTCGTCTCCTGAGAAATGATCATACTTGTCAAACGAATGGGAGAAAATTGGATCGTCCATTATGTTACCGTTATTGTTGTTCTCCCTAAGTTGGTACCCCCCGTTGGTGATGCTACCCCCGTTGGTGATACTACCCCTGTCGGTGTTTCCACCCCTGTCGGTTCTTCCCCCCAGCTGGGCGCATACCCCCTGTGGGAAGTCCTCCCCCTGGGGAGTGAACATGTCAGGGAAAAAACTCATTGGCATCTCCCCCCTAAGGAGGTTATTACTCTCCTCCGATCCGTTACGATCACCTGGGTTGCTTTTATGTTCCTTTAAGCATTGGCTCTCTCCCCTTATGACTGACATCCCTGGGATAATCATGTCCTCTGCGTGTGGGCGTGCGCTTGATCGTGATCGTGCGCGTGATCGTGAGCGTGAGCCCCCCAAGGGTTCATCACCTGAAGCGCTCCTCAAACCTGCTTCGTCCATCTCGCGAACCTCTTCCATTGTGCACTTAGCTTGAATGATGTAATCGATGTAGGGACTCTCATCAGACTCTCCTCCCTTCTGCACTCCCATCCTTTCAAACGGGCTTGGTGTATCCTCCAAGCTATCTATGTGCATTATTGACGCTTCGCTCTTATGGCTGTAAAGGGGGTCGCTGAAACGGGGTCTCTGTAGTGCGTAGTCGTTTGGGAGTTCCTTTCGCTTTGTCTCCTCTGTTCGTACGCAGGCAGTAGCGTCAGCGAGGGGGTCATCACCCATAATTTCATCTCCATCGCCATCGTCATCTCCATCTCCATCTGCATCACCATCGCCATCTGCATCACCATCGCCATCTGCATCACCATCTCCATCTGCATCCCCCCCTGCACGCTGTCCCTCCGAGGTCACACCGCGGAAGTAGTTGTCCGAGCGGGACAGCCGTCCGCTCTCCCCGAAGTGCCTACTCGAGTCCGTCACGAGACCCACCCATTTCGCTTCAACCCCGTTGCACGAGATCGAAAGAGCATCGCCTCTCCCATCGGAGAGGTACAGCCTACCACCACGTGTCGACGATAATACTTCATCCGTATGactgtcacttttttttttttttttttcttcctggaCACAGCTAGCAAAGTCGTCACTCCCATCACAGTAGCAGCCATCATTAAGGACCTCCTCATTTGGGTCCATCACAAGCACAGCATGGCTTTTCTCCCCTCGTTCCACTCTCCCCTCTGCGCACACGTCCGACCCATCGTCGCTGCTGCAAACCATGGCTACGTCA
Protein-coding regions in this window:
- a CDS encoding hypothetical protein (putative); protein product: MQREPIHRRNEELEGDSKEDRNEVCAVNSNHACAVNSNHACAMNSNHLKSQSSDTDALDDVHSNFAGSFTIKHLPEVPNDVAMVCSSDDGSDVCAEGRVERGEKSHAVLVMDPNEEVLNDGCYCDGSDDFASCVQEEKKKKKSDSHTDEVLSSTRGGRLYLSDGRGDALSISCNGVEAKWVGLVTDSSRHFGESGRLSRSDNYFRGVTSEGQRAGGDADGDGDADGDGDADGDGDADGDGDDDGDGDEIMGDDPLADATACVRTEETKRKELPNDYALQRPRFSDPLYSHKSEASIMHIDSLEDTPSPFERMGVQKGGESDESPYIDYIIQAKCTMEEGEDFPQGVCAQLGGRTDRGGNTDRGSITNGGSITNGGYQLRENNNNGNIMDDPIFSHSFDKYDHFSGDDGCNGELIRLDTQRGRTYAGGNLTYMFNSFVDSKEEEIRTVADPCSSFGAAHVRGTNGALGTESSEEVPQCRAEGHPRQGHFAVELLYSSSTFRSNTTEGNNDGGEAVGEAVGEAVGEAVRETVSEAVDGAADGESLDGGRSDPLGRNDVIAKTQARHYSPEHVHAERKKKSSSFISEHDTRSKQKGVFSIFRSRSAHMVKEPRRDCPSDPKRDCPIKSDETTPICNNEMNRKKNRSSGVALFKGISLSEQMAREGEGATTKGEKHEDGATCTGERTSALGKLPKGCVIAGAALPNENGEKKKIFKSKLLEGLKRLMGRNDAGGSGNGGGSGNGEDGGNGEDSGNGGGSGNGGGSGNGENSSNRENSRNGDDPRVDPNRKGGQSGEVPLNGARRRLNSYHEEAIASENIYRNRRSASVSGTSTWKEKIRRTVICDRNGDDPIPHNKCTLNVKRSHQMRSESVGKIPLGGSTGHACEKEEAKRRDEFIKGCLLSFSQDRSEHKRNGALISHADNLADDHFEFPIELRDVISSTPSWNDNSSSGGSFGYTKIGSSARRDKGDESTFEGMDRVGKCGEESGKEHMGVENPYVCNGEEKAMEDPHYGEEDAHLRCDGEAKNEKKKKKKNPQPGEEDVITAAENVDKKNCAESDDSADSKQLLHSKQSVQVTVLTPETARGGSTYAEIWSEDCAGFKPRQMEERTSDNEALSGVNAKLVSENGALSGENAKLVSDNETLLGENAKLSSENEVLCGENAKLSSEMDELKREEEKHRRENGQLQEELALLRKDAAEERENYLIEMDQLRKDAEEERENYLTELAQLRKDVAEAKEALELELNLRQNLQTQEEELRKKCERLENDKEALTTEKMNNVLNINNLKEQLNRQSKSMKDLTKELREREEEIVVCKGELTTMEKALSGMKEEVEQLNTQIEIHMQNGNTNGRRVTMLEEELQMYRELTERLQCAGESRSGESHHTGGEKQNGDKPDDGEATQRMNPTDEVPQRNNDVAIDSSNENADEKIQQSNTLIQMLKGLKGRLIQNGDDSEAEKKISVEDHQLVCDEIDTLGIDELKGRCKNLAWQCTQLVMQLEICANGCVEVPTNLGSNLRSGEHDGEEINKQGDSPRSAGKGAVPTATCSYEASAKGVAKQLVIYSVEEFNSTYKEILRRTSEIGKHVDAVKTKICSLQTKSGCREESTDYSDCLVWLNSISMEILFINRSVSLIEEVAQGSARVNPQGDDQPGGQADGKADGQADGKAYGQADAQGDDRPSDPLNPRRDDAHIAASPKELPLCTQLTIEKLQKGRNHSQGIAFKLEEGLPPPERYTFGDEKSEDANHLTCSENFVTFFEICFSSDLFLILCHVCKGILEMSTWVRKGEEENCLRGVHDLVNCVAEMENLCSEGDDQREELHGDGREGPPGRGVGNEFAIGPGRGVSNEFATGPGSAPSGRPDSAPACGPPNELFHVLRRHLHRLAHLMKKDNWGKHAHEVMHALCTLRNIVRLILYTFLKFHGLHSSFGGTHVTDGRDGPNGDPFHLDDDPPKRFSTTLMEGGSHSKDTPHRLVSPLWGMEPSGRRNTKVGSKLRKTHSNGEVLPSDTDVEGILADVNLDYLAKRVVEHNYNAHVVPCLIAHYADEVILERSLAGGGTGSRSGSRSGSRSGSRSRRGSRSRRDSKDEFATQMSNYAKGICRRMSERMKWNELIISGDSFVSYFDEGALKSKLRGNLVMYKNRKINIDTVYEYLGVLLRRNGSIRGCDSLFGEYFRRPHSSVLRQSLSCEGTPHVNSALESACLSYSVVSPRNLLSYNSGVHTKSASFSGNGEIRIHGKKGSYFTDASPPLKESPNMQKQDQLCDDEGGLEYPLIRLDNECVSALFHMWHAMEKRFFFKIGKRGEGTAQGNPPPRVKGEAAQEAAQEAAQEAAKEAPPRSGPRSGPRSGQRSGPRSGQRSGPRSGQRSSPRSGPRNNPTLSC